In Brassica napus cultivar Da-Ae chromosome A3, Da-Ae, whole genome shotgun sequence, the sequence ctttttttgcgcttttcttagatttaatttgtaaatctgactttttcattaatatgaatattaacaGTTTGgcataaaaaaaacttacaaaactGTCAATGCTGGTCAAAACTATCTTTTGTGTGCATGAGTTTAGCATGCAGCAAATACAAGCTACCAACTACCTTTTTCATCGTAATCCGTTTGCACTACGTACTTCGAATTTTCAACGTTTCTGGgattgtatttatttattagcaCACAAGGTTGACAGCTcagttttaaacatttataaaataagttgTTATAATTATCCCAGAAAGCACACAAAGCATTTGTCATCCAAGTATCCAACGATTTAACATACATGAAAGAAAAGAATACCACATATTCGAACCTATTTTACTATACCATACACATGCTAACatataggggtgggcgttcgggtacccgttcgggttcggatcgggtatttcggattttcgggtatttcggtatagaggtctagaacccgttcgggtatttctgtacttcgggtcgggttcgggtatttttagttcggattcggttatttcggatcgggttcggatatttagattttgaaaaaaaaaattaaaattttcatttctcaagtttattgtatttaaaaatataacttttagttaactaattttttatttttaatagattgaatggttaatagatttggacataacattttaaaactaaaaaaacactaatttagttattttttttaattttgaatataactttttgttaatttttgaaataaaaaacttgacatgcattttaagtgagtagcaaatcatttttccgtaattgtatgtatatcatatgaacttaaattatgtgtagtatcaatataaatattttatataaaatgagagatataaactagaaacataaggttaattatacatatgttcggttatattcggatatccattcgggttcgggtattatccgttcgggttcgggtatccaatctctccttattcaatacccgttcgggtattttgctacttcggttcggatttcggttcggttttttcggatcggattcgggtgccacttcggatatcgggtaaagtgcccacccctactaaCATATACATGCATATATTGGCCACAAGTCACAGTagttataaacaattttaatcAACATCTTATGACTGACTATACACATATTAACGGGCACTAGCACATTAGTTTAGATACATAGTAAAATCCTTATATCAGTACTTTGAATTCAAAGGTATCCTCacaactttttgttttgttttgtcatcTGTTAGCTTAATAAACGGTTAATAACATCAACATTTACAAGATATCATGAGAAAAGCTAGTAACCCATTCCAAAAAACTACAATACTCAGAAGCTAACAACTAACTAAGCTTCCACAAGACAAGCCAATCAAGAGAGACCTTCCAATACGCTTGTACCAAAAAAATAGCCACCATAAACCTGCCAGACATCAGCTAAAAAGTATTGTCAATTTaacttcaaataaaataaaataaaatgactaGGTACCAACCCCACTACAGATATATGAACAAACTAAACACGAATCAGCTGTTAAGCTGAGTTGAGTTGAGCCGAAATTAGTGTAGCAGTCTCTTGTGAACCTTCCGAAACCTGCACCACTTGTTGAGCTACTGGCGCCTCCCggttgctattttttttttatcttgtcgAGCTACATTAATATCCCTGCCCTACCTGTCGAATGTAAATGTACCCAATAGGCAATAACTTAGCTCTGGTTGCTCAAAATTAGTAGTAAAACATAGTAATTTTTATCCTTGTTCGATATTTGggacaaacttttttttgttatatgttttatttttttcagttttaaaattttcatccGATTAAAACAGTGAACATTTCTACTTTATTatagtaaatttttatttttattttgttgcatCAATAAACTTACTGGTCACAGtttcaattataatttaatCATGCAGAAAATaggttatatttatattttggacTTTAGgctattaaatttttattttattattggcaAATATTTTAATCTCATCTTGGAAAAGGTAGTTAAAGTttcacaaaactaaaaaaacaaaaaaaaaacaatatgtaGCAAAAAAGGAGGAAATATTGTAAGTGAAGTAGCTCAAATTCGTCACCAAACACAAACAGCCATCTAAATCCAACCGTTTCATGATAGATCTAATGGTCATCATTTTGTCTCAACAACGACATCACTAATTTACAATATTCTTATATTTCCACCTACCAAAACTATGTCATCATCACTGGTGAATGTTTCTGTCCTACCTTATTCTTAGTAATCTCGTCTTTCGTATCATTCTGTAGTcatgaaattaattaaacttACTTTAATATGAAATCAATTTTGTTATACTTTTGGCGTGTACCTAAATacagaaaacaaaagataaaatgcacCTCAACAATATACATAACCATCtatcaacacacacacacatatatatatatatatatatcttgtttttcataatttctGAACTTATGGTTCCATATAAATATtctaaggtgattttttttggagaatcattttaatttctattctttataaatatattacggTAGATAACAATATGAAAAGTCTAACAAATGACCATTTATTGCTACTACTCAAATTTATCTATACAAGATTTACATATATTTcctaatttttatgtttctatgTTAATAATCTTGTTGgtcaataaatattaaatacagttttgttcaaaaatgtattaatgggaaaatattattaatagtaCATTTTAAGCTGCCTATTAAAACCACAGAGGTAAGCCAAATAAGCCAAAGTAAACACGTAAAGTCTAAAAGTCCAAAGCAAAGAGCTGCTTTAACCTATGGATCCGGTAGCCAGTCAACAGTACCGTTTAATCCCTATAAATAGCGACGGCGTTTACATCCACAAATCGTCCCGAGTCGTTTCCTTCGGTATTAGATTTGCTTTGAGGCATAAGTCAGAGAGAGACTGAGATCTTAGATCTGAATCGCCCTCATCGCAATCGCCAAAGGTATCGCtcctcttctccttcctcttcctctttgtTTCTATGTCGATTCGTGTTCTCGTCGCGTCTGTTTTCGAGTGCTAGATCTCTCTATTCGTCGGAGTCGTATTGATTACAGCTTCCTATGCTCAGATTTGTTACTTTTCGAATCGTTTAAACAATATTGTAACTGGATCTGCGATTGCGTGGCTCAGAAATGAGATGCTGAAGTGTTTTCGTTTAGATTTGAGGGATGTGATTAGGTTTAGTTCGACTGTAAACGGATCTGGATCTGTTTGTTTTCGAGTCCTTTAACTCGATTCAGGATTCATTATAGCAGATCTTCATGATGTTTTTGCTAAGCTCcttttaactatatatattcaGTTTTAAATGGACTCCATTAAGTCATAAATGAGTCTTCCTAGTTAATGATTGCTTATGAACTATTAAGATCCAAGTTCCATAAAGTCATTTTGCAGCTGCTAATGTGTCTCTCAACCCATTTTGGGAATCTGTGAGGATCAGAAGAATCGATCGAATCACTTTAGGATAAGATTGCATCTGTTTTATTCTGTTTTGCTGAGCAATGTTTTGGAACCTCTTTAGCTTTATGTCAACTTGAGTGCTCTGGAATCAAATTATTCTTTTTTAACCTTTTAAAAAGGTTTCAGGATTATATAACAAAGGTTGCTGATTCATTGTTTCTTATGATGTTTATTAGCTTTGAGAAATGGAGACTTTCCTATTCACATCTGAGTCCGTGAACGAAGGACACCCAGACAAGCTTTGCGACCAGATCTCTGACGCAGTCCTCGACGCCTGCCTTGAGCAAGACCCCGACAGCAAAGTCGCCTGTGAGACTTGCACCAAGACCAACATGGTCATGGTCTTCGGTGAGATCACCACCAAGGCTACCGTCGACTACGAGAAGATCGTCCGTGACACTTGCCGCTCCATTGGATTCATCTCTGATGATGTTGGTCTCGACGCTGACAAATGCAAAGTCCTTGTCAACATCGAGCAACAGAGCCCAGACATTGCTCAAGGTGTTCACGGTCACTTCACCAAGCGCCCGGAAGACATCGGAGCTGGTGACCAGGGACACATGTTTGGTTACGCTACTGACGAGACCCCTGAGCTCATGCCTCTGAGCCATGTTCTTGCGACCAAGATCGGTGCTAAACTTACTGAAGTGAGGAAGAACGGAACTTGCCGTTGGTTAAGACCAGACGGCAAGACCCAAGTCACTGTCGAGTACTACAACGACAACGGCGCTATGGTTCCAGTCCGTGTCCACACCGTCCTTATCTCAACCCAGCACGATGAGACCGTGACCAACGAGGAGATCGCACGTGACCTCAAGGAGCACGTGATCAAACCAATCATCCCGGAGAAGTACCTCGACGACAAAACCATCTTCCACCTCAACCCATCAGGCCGGTTCGTGATCGGTGGACCACACGGTGACGCCGGTTTAACCGGGCGTAAGATCATCATCGACACTTACGGAGGATGGGGAGCTCACGGAGGAGGTGCTTTCTCAGGGAAAGACCCGACCAAAGTCGACAGAAGCGGAGCTTACATCGTGAGGCAAGCCGCTAAGAGCGTTGTTGCTAACGGAATGGCTCGTAGGGCTCTTGTCCAGGTCTCGTACGCCATTGGAGTTCCCGAGCCGTTGTCTGTGTTCGTGGACACTTACGGAACAGGGTTGATTCCAGACAAGGAGATACTGAAGATCGTGAAAGAGAGCTTCGATTTCAGACCAGGGATGATGACTATTAACTTGGACTTGAAGAGAGGAGGCAATGGAAGGTTTTTGAAAACGGCGGCGTATGGGCATTTCGGAAGAGACGACCCTGACTTCACCTGGGAGGTCGTGAAGCCACTCAAGTGGGACAAACCTCAGGCTTAAGATTCTTATTATTACTATCATGATTTTAGTATTTTCTATGCTTGTTTCTATCCCTTTTCACTTTTAAACATCTGCTTTGAGCAATAATTAACCCCCTCTGTTTTGgggcttttattttattttctgtctTTTTTAATGAAAGTTTATGGTTTGTCTGATCTTTATAATGTTTTCTTCTTTGACGACGATATAAGCTCACAATGATAGTCAAAGACTACGAGATTTACTCCTTAACAAGTGGTAAAGACTCATACCGGTAGTAGATATGCCGACCAAGCTACTAAAGAACACATGATAACTTCAAACTGTCCTCAGAACAtggatacaattttattactaatacATTTGGTTTTAATTTATACAGTTTTCTGGTTCTGATTCCAATAATGGTAACGCTCAACAAACAAGGTGAGCATTCTACTCGAGTCAATTTGTTCCCTAGGGGTTGATAGGATAATTATATCCCTAATAGAGTAATAGTCTATCTACtatattttcataaacaaaaaaaataaaaataaaaatgcatcTGCTTTcttttttcatattaattttttttatcataaaaattggagaaagaaatatattttcataaattctttcaaaacatagaaaatgagaGAATAGGTGAGATCTgtaaatcattttataaattatttcaaacagagaaaatgagagaaacaaagtaaaaattacgtatcaataattttttgacaaaatttgacttaattgatataaaatttattataactcTTTTCGTAAAATACGGTAGCAGTCAATTTGGCCATTCGGTTTTTAGTTCGGTTCTTCGATTATAGAGGCTTAgaatccgttcggatatttagaatGTTTGGTTCATTTTCGGTTCAGGTAACAAAGTTGGAAACCGGtttatatccaaaataattTTGGATCCTATTCGGTTCTGGTTCGGTAAGTCTTTTTGGTTAATTAgggttaaaaataaaataaaattggagTTTTTTCAGatcaaatatcattttttttttcagataaaaatTTAGATGATTCGGATAATATtaagtattttggataaaaattactccctccgtttttttatataagtcgttttagagaaacttttttgttccaaattatatgtcgttttcggttttttatgtaatatttattagtaattaatgttgtctgaccaatgataatatatcttcaatttttctattggttaaattgtggttaggtaaataattaatgatgtttttgtttcgaaaatataaaaaattaatgatttttttaatctatgtgcatagCTTCAaaacgacttataataaaaaacggagggagtattaatttaaattttgggtattttgacttgtaactaatattttaaaattatttgattattgtaAAACgaaatataactaatatttataaGTATGTAACCAATATTATAGATATTCAGGTAACTATTcgttctcggttcggtttttcAAGAGAGATAGAATCCACTAGTATAATTGATATGATCCAAATTCgaattgaattttgtttttcggttcggttcgattaTCCGGTTTCGGATAAATGTGCCTAGAGCCAGCTAGAAAGAATGATAGAAGCTCAACGACGTGGCACACAGAAGGTTATCCAACAAGAATCGGGTTCGGGGGTATATTTGTAATATCAAACACCTTATCCTCAACGTCTCAGTTCTCTCTCTCCCGTGCTCTTCACTCGACGACTCACCCCGTAAACCAAAGTTCTCTCTCCTAGCCGGACTCTTGTCGCCCCCCGCCGGCAGTTCTCCCGGCTCGCCGTCGAAACATGGTGTCTCCACTCTGCGACTCTCAATTACTAAACCACCGCCCTTCGATCTCCCCCACACCTTCTCACTCCACGATCGCTGATCGAAAATTCCTCCGCCATAATCGTCCTCTGAGCTCTTCCCCGTTCCTGGGAAACGGAATCAAGCTAGGTTTATCAGgatgtagtagtagtagtaccTCCTCTCTTCGGATTCGGAGGAGGAGCACGAGTGTACACGCTTCGTTAGGCGGTCTTCTCAGCGGGATTTTCAAGACTTCGGATAACGGAGAGTCCACGAGGCAACAGTACGCATCAGTCGTCGCCTCCGTTAACCGCTTGGAGACGGAGATTTCGTCTCTTTCGGATTCGGATTTGCGAGGGAGGACCGATGCGTTGAAGCAACGAGCTCAACAAGGAGAGTCCATGGATTCACTTCTGCCTGTAACTTTACCAAATCCTTCGTTTCAGTTTTGTGATTTGATGCCAAATTGGTTTTGATTAAATCTAATTTTGCAGGAGGCGTTTGCTGTTGTGAGAGAAGCTTCCAAGAGAGTTCTTGGACTCAGACCTTTCGATGTGCAACTGATAGGTAAACGCAATCTCTGTGGACTGTCACTGTTTACTTTCCATTGGGTCTTTTGATATGCCTTGAATTTTTGTTCTGAACGTTAGTGAGCTTAGTAGCATTAGTCAGCACGGAGATTTTACTGCCCTGTCACCGAGTTAGGGGTCTAGGGGAACAACGTCACCCTGGTCTGAGGTCGGGGGGCAAAGACGCCCCAGCTCAGTCGATATAGTGTCACTCTTATATAGGGTCCTAAAACCGCGGGATACTATTATATATCTCTATTTGTACTAAGGAAACTGAAATCGCCTCCAAGAATACAACTGATTTGGTGAAGAACTAGCAATCTCTATTTTTTACACTATATTTAGACCAATGCTGTTTTTGGAGAATACAATGGATCCAACtctaatagagatctctattttttttggaagaaaaaatagcaaaatataaaatagaagaaaaaatagcaaaatatattggagatggtcttatatGCGCCACCGTATTCTGTTTAGTCACATTTATTCCGCGGTCTGAAACCGAGAAGATTTTAGGATGCGGGATACTCTCTTATATATATCCATCCCTATTTGTATTTTGAAATCTGAAATGGCCTCCTATAATATAACCATTTTGGATTTATTTATCGTGTTTATTAAGTATTTACTCGCATCTGTTATAGCACATTCAACTCTACGTTTGGTTTGATCGCAGGTGGTATGGTCCTTCATAAAGGAGAGATAGCTGAGATGAGAACTGGTGAAGGGAAAACTCTTGTAGCCATTTTACCTGCTTACTTGAATGCGTTAAGTGGGAAAGGTGTTCATGTGGTTACTGTCAATGATTATCTTGCTCGTAGAGATTGTGAATGGGTTGGTCAAGTTCCTCGCTTCCTTGGATTGAAGGTTGGTCTGATCCAACGTATGTATATTCCTCTGAACTCACTTGTTTATCTCTATTAATAGGAAAAAAACTAACTTGTTACTATGGCAGAGAATATGACACCTGAACAAAGAAAGGAAAATTATTTATGCGACATCACTTATGTCACCAACAGTGAGCTTGGATTCGACTATCTGAGAGACAATCTTGCCACGGAAAGTAATTCTTGCTTTGTTCTCTATTTTGTTTCTGGATGTTACGAGTTTTTGTTTGAATGCCTTTGCTGAGTTGTTAGTTACTGAATCTACAGAGTGTGGAGGAGCTCGTCTTGAGGGATTTCAATTATTGTGTAATTGATGAAGTTGATTCCATACTTATTGATGAGGCAAGAACTCCTCTCATTATCTCTGGCCCTGCAGAGAAACCTAGTGAGCAATACTACAAAGCTGCCAAAATTGCTTCAGCCTTTGAGCGGGATATACATTACACTGTAAGACTCTTTCAGTTTATTCTTATATTGTTTGAATCCATTCATCTTCCTAATTCTAACTGCTcgctgagtttttttttggtgttgcAGGTTGATGAAAAGCAAAAGACTGTTTTACTAACGGAACAAGGTTACGAAGATGCAGAAGAAATCCTGGACGTGAAAGATTTGTATGATCCTCGTGAACAATGGGCGTCATATCTTCTTAATGCCATTAAGGCAAAAGAACTGTTTCTCAGAGATGTGAACTATATCATCCGAACAAAGGAGGTTCTTATCGTGGATGAGTTTACTGGTCGTGTGATGCAGGTATTGTGTATATCTTTTTCTAATTAAACATTACGTAGTAGTAACCCACTGAACAAGTTGTGTCTTCTGCAGGGAAGACGTTGGAGTGACGGACTACATCAAGCAGTTGAAGCAAAAGAAGGCTTGCCAATTCAGAATGAATCTATTACACTGGCATCCATTAGTTATCAAAATTTCTTTCTCCAGGTCGGTAATGCTCTACTATCAACATTTTGAATAAAGTTACTTCGAGATCTTAATGCTTAGTTTCTGCTGTGGTGTAGTTCCCGAAACTTTGCGGGATGACTGGTACTGCATCAACCGAGAGTGCAGAATTTGAGAGCATATACAAGCTGAAAACTACAATTGTACCCACAAATAAGCCCATGATAAGAAAGGTTTGTATTGTATCTTATTTTCTGAACTTGCACCTCAAAAATGTATGAGTAACTTAGGTGTTTTGTCTTTTCTAAACCAAAAGGGTTTCATCTTTCCTTGTTTAATCACTTGCAGGATGAGTCAGATGTGGTTTTCAAGGCAGTTAATGGCAAATGGCGGGCAGTGGTGGTGGAAATTTCTAGAATGCATAAGACTGGTAGAGCTGTGCTGGTTGGTACAACCAGCGTTGAGCAGAGTGACGAGCTTTCTCAACTATTGCAGGAAGCTGGAATAACTCACGAGGTAAGGCTTCCATGTCATTTTGAGAAATCttattttggtgtttttatgcagaaataaatccaaaatttatacTCCCTTAGTATTTAGTCCCCAAAAAAATCTATGGCATCTAAAAACCAGTTTGCAAAATTGAAACAAATGATATTCACTGTACTAGAAAACTGACAGATGATGTTATATGTATGTTGAACAAATAGGTCCTCAATGCAAAACCAGAGAATGTGGAGAGAGAAGCTGAAATTGTAGCACAAAGTGGTCGTTTAGGGGCTGTAACAATTGCCACAAATATGGCTGGGCGTGGGACAGACATTATTCTCGGTGGAAACGCAGAGTTTATGGCACGTTTGAAGCTCCGTGAGATACTTATGCCCAGGTATTATTATGCATGTAGCATTCTAATATGCCAATTATGATCAATAGTACTGTGAGCGTGATCCTTTATGCACCCTTGGTTTAACTGCTCTAGATATTGTAGATTGTACATTGTTTCTTTTTAACTGAAGTTTTATTGCATTTTGACTGTTTACTACAGGGTGGTGAAGCCTACTGATGGTGTTTTCGTATCTGTGAAGAAGGCCCCTCCCAAGAGGACGTGGAAGGTTTGACCCTTTTCAGCGTCTCTTGTTTTGGTTTATAGCATGGGATTCTAATGGTTATTACTTACACTTTCTTTTACTTTGCAGGTGAATGAGAAGTTATTTCCATGCAAATTGTCAAATGAGAAAGTGAAGCTAGCTGAGGAAGCTGTACAATCAGCTGTAGAGGCTTGGGGCCAGAAATCGTTAACTGAGCTTGAAGCAGAAGAACGTCTATCTTATTCTTGTGAAAAGGTGAAAAAACTAATAAACTTTATCTTGTTATGTTAAAATAGAACTATCTTAGTCATCGATCTTTGCTCTTTCTCCACAGGGTCCAGTTCAGGATGAAGTCATTGGTAAACTAAGGAACGCATTTCTTGAGATAGCCAAAGAATATAAGGGCTTCACAGATGAAGAAAGGAAAAAGGTTGGTTCTGTTACATCAGAGTTAAGTATCTGTTGTTGGTCACCTTTTGTCTTGAATTGCTACAGGTTGTGGAAGCTGGTGGACTCCACGTGGTTGGGACAGAGAGGCATGAATCACGCCGTATTGACAATCAGCTGCGTGGGCGAAGTGGCCGCCAAGGGGATCCTGGAAGTTCCCGGTTCTTCCTTAGTCTTGAAGATAACATATTCCGCATTTTCGGGGGAGATCGGATCCAGGTGACTGTCTATATCTACTATTACtacattcttcttgagaatatTCGCCTAAATGTTGTTGCCATTCAACTCTTTAGGGTATGATGAGAGCATTCAGGGTTGAAGACTTACCCATCGAATCCAAGATGCTTACTAAAGCTCTAGATGAAGCTCAGAGAAAAGTGGAGAATTACTTCTTTGACATCAGGAAGCAACTGTTCGAATTTGACGAGGTTCTCAATAGCCAAAGAGATCGTGTTTACACAGAGAGGAGGCGTGCTCTTGTGTCAGACAGCCTTGAGCCTCTGATTATTGAGTATGCTGAGTTAACAATGGATGACATTCTAGAGGTAAGTTAAAAACAGTGTTCAAGAAATAGCTTATTCCCTGAGTCTATTTATATAACGACAGTCTTAACTCTGTTTTACCACTTAATAGGCAAATATTGGCCCGGATACTCCAAAAGAAAGCTGGGATCTTGAAAAGCTCATCGCCAAAGTTCAGCAGTAAGAGTTATATttctcttaagagaagagaAAACACTTCTTTCACATACACTCACTCATTCCAATCTCTATCAGGTACTGTTATCTGTTGAATGATCTCACTCCAGATTTGCTAAAAAGCCAAGGATCAAGTTACGAGGGACTGCAAGATTATCTCCGTGCCCGTGGCCGAGATGCATACTTGCAGAAAAGAGTAAGTTTTATATGATTCTAAAACCTTTCTCACCAGAAGCTTTGTTGTTTTTGGTTGATTAAGCTTTTGTTTTCGATAATCAGGAAATCGTGGAGAAAGAAGCACCAGGGCTAATGAAAGATGCTGAACGTTTCTTAATCTTGAGCAATATAGACCGGTTATGGAAAGAACACCTTCAAGCACTCAAGTTTGTGCAACAAGCTGTCGGGCTTAGAGGATATGCGCAACGTGATCCGCTCATCGAGTATAAGCTAGAAGGATACAATCTATTTCTGGAAATGATGGCTCAGATACGAAGAAACGTTATATACTCCATTTATCAGGTTCTCTACTCTCTCACATGTACACAATACTCGTTCGCCTTTTtttattcacttttttttttcaacagttTCAACCAGTGATGGTGAAGAAGGATCAAGACAAGAAATCTCAGAACGGTAAACCAAGCAAACAAGTGGATAAGCCTAACCAAGTCGGTGTTGCAGATGAGCCATCCTCAGTTGCTAGTGCCTAAAGAGTGGGTAAACAGTAGCAAATCTTTTTTGGATACATGGACCGAAACTGTGAATCTCAAAAATTTGTTGTTGTCAACCTcatttatataatgtatataacAACAAACACACTGAGAAAGGGACACAACAAAACCAGATCAAGAAGTATCATCTCTTGGAAGAATTTGTTGGAGTATTAGGTTGAGATCGGTTCCTCTCGCCTTGACGCCAATAGCTAGAGCTGTCTTGAGTTTAACCAACTCCCCTAATCTGAGAGAGGCTCGTTTGTGGTCTCTGATATAGAGAACACGGACGTTCCGTGAAGCAGCTAAGTTGGGTATATGTTTGGTTAGCATCCTCGGTTTACAATCTGCTACTACTATCACTACCTGTGATTGAAACAAAACTCTTCCTAAAACGCTTTTTCTTTACACAAGCCAAACTAGTTATGAAAGTTGTTAGGGTGTAACCTGAAGTTGAACAGGAGGTTGTCTAGTGTCGGTAGGGTTTGGTTTCATCCTCTCCAGAACACGCGTCACTTCGTTGATCCCAATCGCtatttgtttctgatttaaTCAAAACTGGTCttcagagagagaaagaaactaAAACATAAGCAAGAGTGTAGTAAGTAACCTTGAGCCATAGCTTCTCGGGCAATGAGTTCACATTCGAAGGCTTGGACGTCTCAATTCCTCTTCAAGTTCGGAAGACGAAGGAGAGATTAGTGATGTTCTTAtgcttttagggtttagaattgttACCTTTGAACTAAGGCGAGAAGATGAGTTAGACGTTCGCCTTCGTAGTAACTACAATTCGAACCAGATAAAAATCGAAATCTTCAGACACAGGAACAGGATTAGACTGAATCAAAGGTAGACGTAAGACGAGTGAAGAATTAGGTTACCCTGATTCTTTGACGGAGCCTTCCATCTTCTTCTCAGGGTTTATTGGTGCGACGCCTCTTATCCCTGTGTTTTTAATTCGAGGGAGGGAGTACCACGCAGAGATTTATTTGGAGTCTACATTTTTTTAGGATaaattttcctcttttttttttttggtcgatcCCTTTTTTTTAAGGATAAATTTTCTAGAaactttttagtttattttcataaaaaaaattattaaaaaaaaattaaaataaattttattaaaggatataaatatatcataggttaactaatctagaaaaaaattaaaagtgaaaaaaattaaaaatttcaaattaaaaaaaaaattaaaaaaaaattaaaatttcaaaattaaaaagattatttgtgataaaaacttaaaaatagttatttgagagaattatcATTTTTTACATATAGGTCTTTTTTGTATTTAGCCaaacattttctatatataatttcaatctATTGatttatcagaaaaaaaaacatttacaaagCAATCAATCATAGAACATTTTATGTTGTAACCATCTTCAGACGTAAACCCACATGCTTGTGCTCAGGCTTATACGTAAGTGATAAAATTATGTTCTTCATAGCCTTATCAATGACTGCGTGCATTTGATCTATCGTCGTCCATGCTTGTTTAATAACGCCTAGCATTGGTAGCTCCATCTTCGTGACGGTTGCAGAATGATCTCCATGGTTGACCTCATAAGTTGGTGAACTTTAAAATTTGTCtctagcttcttcttttttggggTAATCTCTctagcttgttttttttttggtaaaaatgttgaAAATTGTCTTTAGTTTGGAGTTCTATTGCTGCTTTCACCCTGAAATA encodes:
- the LOC106438645 gene encoding S-adenosylmethionine synthase-like — its product is METFLFTSESVNEGHPDKLCDQISDAVLDACLEQDPDSKVACETCTKTNMVMVFGEITTKATVDYEKIVRDTCRSIGFISDDVGLDADKCKVLVNIEQQSPDIAQGVHGHFTKRPEDIGAGDQGHMFGYATDETPELMPLSHVLATKIGAKLTEVRKNGTCRWLRPDGKTQVTVEYYNDNGAMVPVRVHTVLISTQHDETVTNEEIARDLKEHVIKPIIPEKYLDDKTIFHLNPSGRFVIGGPHGDAGLTGRKIIIDTYGGWGAHGGGAFSGKDPTKVDRSGAYIVRQAAKSVVANGMARRALVQVSYAIGVPEPLSVFVDTYGTGLIPDKEILKIVKESFDFRPGMMTINLDLKRGGNGRFLKTAAYGHFGRDDPDFTWEVVKPLKWDKPQA
- the LOC106438644 gene encoding protein translocase subunit SECA1, chloroplastic, which translates into the protein MVSPLCDSQLLNHRPSISPTPSHSTIADRKFLRHNRPLSSSPFLGNGIKLGLSGCSSSSTSSLRIRRRSTSVHASLGGLLSGIFKTSDNGESTRQQYASVVASVNRLETEISSLSDSDLRGRTDALKQRAQQGESMDSLLPEAFAVVREASKRVLGLRPFDVQLIGGMVLHKGEIAEMRTGEGKTLVAILPAYLNALSGKGVHVVTVNDYLARRDCEWVGQVPRFLGLKVGLIQQNMTPEQRKENYLCDITYVTNSELGFDYLRDNLATSVEELVLRDFNYCVIDEVDSILIDEARTPLIISGPAEKPSEQYYKAAKIASAFERDIHYTVDEKQKTVLLTEQGYEDAEEILDVKDLYDPREQWASYLLNAIKAKELFLRDVNYIIRTKEVLIVDEFTGRVMQGRRWSDGLHQAVEAKEGLPIQNESITLASISYQNFFLQFPKLCGMTGTASTESAEFESIYKLKTTIVPTNKPMIRKDESDVVFKAVNGKWRAVVVEISRMHKTGRAVLVGTTSVEQSDELSQLLQEAGITHEVLNAKPENVEREAEIVAQSGRLGAVTIATNMAGRGTDIILGGNAEFMARLKLREILMPRVVKPTDGVFVSVKKAPPKRTWKVNEKLFPCKLSNEKVKLAEEAVQSAVEAWGQKSLTELEAEERLSYSCEKGPVQDEVIGKLRNAFLEIAKEYKGFTDEERKKVVEAGGLHVVGTERHESRRIDNQLRGRSGRQGDPGSSRFFLSLEDNIFRIFGGDRIQGMMRAFRVEDLPIESKMLTKALDEAQRKVENYFFDIRKQLFEFDEVLNSQRDRVYTERRRALVSDSLEPLIIEYAELTMDDILEANIGPDTPKESWDLEKLIAKVQQYCYLLNDLTPDLLKSQGSSYEGLQDYLRARGRDAYLQKREIVEKEAPGLMKDAERFLILSNIDRLWKEHLQALKFVQQAVGLRGYAQRDPLIEYKLEGYNLFLEMMAQIRRNVIYSIYQFQPVMVKKDQDKKSQNGKPSKQVDKPNQVGVADEPSSVASA
- the LOC106442004 gene encoding ribonuclease P protein subunit p38-like, producing MEGSVKESGYYEGERLTHLLALVQRGIETSKPSNVNSLPEKLWLKKQIAIGINEVTRVLERMKPNPTDTRQPPVQLQVVIVVADCKPRMLTKHIPNLAASRNVRVLYIRDHKRASLRLGELVKLKTALAIGVKARGTDLNLILQQILPRDDTS